GGACCGGCCGAGCACAAATCTCACTGGTGTCCGTCCAGCCCACAATCACACTGACGCCCCAACCGATCACGCAGGATTCCAAAGCGCTGCGCTGAGGACAGACAGCTTCCAGTATTATGCTGTGAGAATATTCTGGGGGATCATGAAGTCTAGTGCATTCCTACCATGAGGTCCACGTTCCCCACACACTCCAGGGAATAGTCCACTCCTCCGTTGGTCATCTCGAACAGCACTTTGCTGACAGGTTCGCTGTGGTCCTTGGGGTTCACGAAGTCGGTCGCCCCAAACACCTTGGCCTTCTCGAACTTGTCTGGGTTGATGTCCACGGCGATGATCCTCTTGGCTCCCGCAGCACTGCAGCCCATGACTGCAGCCAGACCCACAGCTCCCAGACCGAACACAGCACACGTGGACCCGGGCTCCACCTGAACGGACACAGACTCAGGCTACGACTACCCAGAACCTCTAAAAATATGGGTAAACACAATTTTACTGCAGTGGGTGGATATtcagacaaacagaacagaccTTAGCAGTATTGACTGCAGCTCCGAACCCTGTTAAGATCCCACATCCGAGCAGACACACTTTGTCCAGAGGAGCAGCGGGGTCGATCTTGGTCACACACAAGTCGCTCACCACCGTGTACTCAGAGAAGGTGCTCAACCCTAGGTATTGCAACACCTTCTTCCCTTTACAGGTGAACCTTGAGTCTGGATCCGACAGCACTACGGAGGTATTAGCCACCCTGAAATAGACATAGCACCACTTGTTGCATAGATTCTCTGCTGTTATTGTCCCACGTTTACGCTGAACCACCTTGTTTAGCATCAAACCGCGCTCACCATCCTTTCTCGCACTGGTTGGTCTTTGGACTCTTGCAGAAGCGACATTCTCCACACTGGGGGTTGGGCAGCGGGATGACTTTGTCTCCTGGAAATACCAAAACAAGGGTCCCCCTTCCAAAATCTCACAACAAGCCAGTAGCAAACACCGCAAACTCAAACCCACCTGGTTGAAACCCGGTGACTCCGGGTCCGACGCTCTCCACGACGCCGGCCGCCTCGTGGCCCAGGACGATGGGGAAGCTGTTTTCGTCCTCGGTCTCATACAGGTAGTACAGGTCCGTGTGGCACACGGACGTGGCCACGATCTAAAGCAGCGGCAGACGCACACAGAACACGAGTCGACACTGATGTCGGCTGAGTTTGTTATAGTGAGTTGAAGCTTTTTACTTTCAAACGAGCTCTGTTTAAAACTGGCTCATTCACGTTTAGACaccattaattaattattaatatatatgtgCTAAAATAATTGATTAGAAGGTATCGCTGCAGCACTGAAACTGTCTTTATGACATTATTAGATCAAATTTCCTAcactaatatataaaataagcCGAGCGTCAGAAACCCCTGTTTATCATTTCCTGTCAGCTgcgttactgtactgtaattatcTCCTGGCATAAATCAGAAATCCATTCAGGTTTCAGGACGGGGAAGCAGATCAGCCTCCTCCTGCGTTGCCCAGAAGCAGCAGATTGCTGAGCTTCCCCATCACTCATCTCAGCTTCGCAGTGATGAGTGATGGGAGTCTGAGAGGACTCGTACCTTGATGCGGAGCTCGTGGGCCTGTGGGGGGGCCACCTCcacgtcctccatcaccacGGGCTTTTTGGGCTCCCAGGCCACGGCCGCCCTGCACCTGATGACCTGGAGAGGGGGGTTTGTTGGAGTCAGAGCGCAGCAGCCGCTTGTTActgttaccacacacacacacggctgctgcCAATAACAACTGTTATGTAAAACTGTCTGCATTATTTCaactaaagttaaaaaaaaagagtaccGCACTGAGGCAAAAGTGCTGGAAACTTgtgcaactttttttttatgtgtttacATTAATGTTGTAGAAAAAAGCAGTTCTGACTTGATTCCGGGTCGTTAAACTGCACAAAGTACAGACATAtgtatttatactgtagcaGTGGTTTCATCATGTAGCAGCTTAGTCTCAGTACTTTAACACTAATACACAGAGTTTAAAGCTCCTGTGCGTTAAAAAACATCATGACTAGGCTTCTTCCTCCAGTATTTGCTGACTGGTACTCACCTTCCCGGCTGTGGTCATGTTTGCAGCGAAGCTAAGCGTCACACAACTGAGAGATACGTCGAGAAGAGAAAGGCACAGTTAAAACACGAGGGAGGCAGCGGCGCTTATGTAATCAGCGCCACAGGGAGAGAGTtagtgagcgagtgagcgagcgagcgagcgagtgagcggaCCAGCGGCCAACAGGTGCAAAAGCTCCATAAATAAAAGCACGTAGGAAACAGGGAAATTAGAAACCAAAGCAAAGTCCAGGAGCAGGAACTCATGCACATGTGCGCTTCCGGTGACTCTGCAGCTTTTAGTCGGAACACATGCGTTGGTTCCATTTTCTATTATTCCATTATTGAACCTGGAGTCAGTTAAGCTGAAGTTATAATTGGGTAGAACGTCCGTGAGAAGCTTCTGATGCACACTCATAAATTAGAAGCCTGGTGTTTACTGCCACTGTGGCGGAtcagtgtttttctgcagtCGACAGCCTCAGCCAGCGCTCTGTGTAGCgggcccagcagctgctgccacagttTTATGTCTATATATAACAGATCTCAGAGGCTTGTTCGCTTCTTCAGTCGTGGAGAGTGGAAAGAATCCATTTGATCGCTTGTGAAACGCGGAGCAGCTCTTgtttgaagcagcagctgtgcagtgtTTAGTGTTCTATACATTAAACCTCCTTAAATGCAATGCCACATGCGGATCGGGACCTGGTGGAGTACGTGCACATCTGGACTGCAGACCCCCCTCTGTCACAACAAGCCAGTAACACGATGAGACTCGAAACCCTGCACAATCCCTCAAGAGCGCGTCCAGTCATGCTTCCAGTGGCCTCCACCTCACCCTGAGGTTACGCAACAGCAAATGTTCCTAGACGGGCCCCACTCAACGCCACACAGCACACGGATTCAGAAACCTGCAGGGGAAACCTGAGTGTGGGAGAGATCGGTTCCTGGCTCCAGTGGAAGCGGTAACTTTACAACAAATCGTCCTGTCTGGCATGTCTCAGCCACTGTGCTCCagtctgtgtacagtacatgtgtccAGGACAACACATTGTCAGCTTTGGCAAAATGCCTCTTGAAAAAAGTCTGAATTCAGGTTACACTGTCTAGGAAAAGTCAGCAACTAAATTCTAGACATAGAGAATAAAAGGTGATGACTTTCGGAACTGGTGGATAAAtgtgaagcagctctgcagcttcacgtTAGCATCAAGCTAAATCACGCTTGTCTTTTGCTGTGTCTCCATTTAGAAACTTCAACCGCTCCTTAAAACCGACTTTCCTTGACCCCATTCAGCGACCTTTAACACATTACTTCACCATTCTTGCAAAAGTCCTTAACGGCGCCTGCCTGCGCAGAGGTCATTGCTGTGGTGGAACCACTCATCAAGTTTCCTTCAGTCCAGTGAGACTGTGCATGTACGCGTGTCCGCGTGGAGGGTGTCCGTCCGGCCTCGATGCCGACCTCGATGCCGCCCTCGATGCCGACCTCGATGCCGACCTCGATGCCGACCTCGATGCCGACCTCGATGCCGACCTCGATGCCGACCTCGAGGGCCTGAGGTGAAGCAGCCTCGATCTCTTCGATCACCCATGGCCACTGCTGCCTTGGACCTGACGACCCGTGGCATCATCGAATTAGCGAGCACAGGGTCCCTGACGCATTCCCTGGGTCTGGGATGGGAGGAACTCAGTGTGCTGAGGTGCATTTCAGAATTGTTATAGTGTAGACTAGTGTAGACTTAAAAAAATCTGTGgcattttcaaataaaaaaaggaaaatcagtCTTGCCCAGATTTTACCTGTCACTGATCTTGGACTGCACAGAATGTGAAGGTGCAGGTCGCCTCCACCAGAACAAAGGTACAGTACCA
Above is a window of Betta splendens chromosome 22, fBetSpl5.4, whole genome shotgun sequence DNA encoding:
- the LOC114848175 gene encoding alcohol dehydrogenase 1-like, which gives rise to MTTAGKVIRCRAAVAWEPKKPVVMEDVEVAPPQAHELRIKIVATSVCHTDLYYLYETEDENSFPIVLGHEAAGVVESVGPGVTGFQPGDKVIPLPNPQCGECRFCKSPKTNQCEKGWVANTSVVLSDPDSRFTCKGKKVLQYLGLSTFSEYTVVSDLCVTKIDPAAPLDKVCLLGCGILTGFGAAVNTAKVEPGSTCAVFGLGAVGLAAVMGCSAAGAKRIIAVDINPDKFEKAKVFGATDFVNPKDHSEPVSKVLFEMTNGGVDYSLECVGNVDLMRSALESCVIGWGVSVIVGWTDTSEICARPVQLIAGRTWKGTLLGGYKIKTAIPELVKAYMDKKLMLDEFITHNMPLEQVSDAMELLKHGKCIRSVLSPPQ